From the Osmerus eperlanus chromosome 19, fOsmEpe2.1, whole genome shotgun sequence genome, one window contains:
- the LOC134039458 gene encoding olfactory receptor 52D1-like gives MENQTYSEHVLLLEGLLVTNQSSYPAFILLLLVYILTMVSNIGLMVLICTERSLHHPMYILYCNLPLNDALGATAIVPHLLSDMFVASSERSIRYVQCVFEAFCAHVYGTTCHTILMIMAFDRYVAICNPLRYTTIMSTRMVVKLTVFAWGVAFLLVGILLGLTIRLSRCRRVITNPYCDNASLFKLSCEDVSINNIYGLAFTVLLLGSSIGSVTLTYLKIATVCVMSKNRVLNSRALKTCTTHLAVYIIVIASGVTAIFLHRFPQWSDHRKLSAIMFHVVPPGLNPIIYGLQTKEIRQKIYSIIHKNEVSLR, from the coding sequence ATGGAGAACCAGACGTATAGTGAACATGTTCTACTGCTGGAGGGGTTGTTGGTCACCAACCAGTCCTCTTATCcagccttcatcctcctcctccttgtctacATCCTCACCATGGTGTCCAACATTGGCCTCATGGTGCTGATTTGCACAGAGAGGAGCCTGCACCACCCCATGTACATTCTGTACTGCAACCTGCCTCTAAATGATGCTCTAGGGGCAACTGCCATTGTGCCTCACTTGCTGAGTGACATGTTTGTAGCAAGTTCAGAGCGGTCTATCAGATACGTTCAGTGTGTTTTTGAAGCATTTTGTGCCCATGTTTATGGCACCACCTGTCACACCATACTGATGATCATGGCCTTTGACAGGTATGTGGCCATCTGCAACCCCCTACGCTACACCACCATCATGAGCACCAGGATGGTAGTCAAGCTGACTGTGTTTGCCTGGGGGGTAGCCTTCCTCCTGGTAGGGATTCTCCTAGGGCTTACCATCCGCTTGTCACGATGCAGGAGAGTTATCACAAACCCTTACTGTGACAACGCCTCTCTGTTCAAGCTCTCCTGTGAGGACGTCTCCATCAACAACATCTACGGGCTCGCTTTCACAGTCCTGCTTCTGGGGTCGTCTATAGGTAGCGTGACTCTAACCTACCTGAAGATCGCCACGGTGTGTGTGATGAGCAAGAACAGGGTGCTGAACAGCCGTGCCCTGAAGACCTGCACCACACACCTTGCGGTCTACATCATCGTAATAGCAAGTGGCGTCACTGCCATCTTCCTGCACCGCTTTCCTCAGTGGTCGGATCACAGGAAGTTGTCAGCCATCATGTTCCACGTGGTTCCGCCTGGACTCAACCCTATCATCTACGGACTGCAGACCAAAGAAATCCGGCAGAAAATCTACAGCATAATTCACAAAAATGAAGTGTCACTGAGATGA